A window from Mangifera indica cultivar Alphonso chromosome 2, CATAS_Mindica_2.1, whole genome shotgun sequence encodes these proteins:
- the LOC123208444 gene encoding histone acetyltransferase HAC1-like isoform X2 — protein sequence MNVQAHISAGQVPNQGGLPQQNGNTLPPNQMQNLVGVGGSVGVAGVSQQHNMPNVDADLLRARILMREKIFAILMNHQTQPVDEITKLKFKDFSKRLEEGLFKAAHTKEEYMNMETLEPRLRSIIKAKSANNNIQRHQQLVNSSSSIGTMIPTPGMSHNVNSSMMVTSSVESSVIAASGCNTIAPTTVNTGNLLLTGGLQSGSFNRSDGTLSNGYQQSPAKFSIGSGGNMSSMGTQRIPSQMIPTPGFNSNNNNSSSSGSNPSYMNLESSDNGVGFSTVESAMVSQPQLQKQHVGGQNSHILHGLGSHIGSGIRSGLPHKSYGFSNGASNGGLGMIGNNLPLVNEPPTSEGYLMTTPYANSPKSLQQQFDQQRPLMQGDGYGMSNVDNFGTGNFYGVTSIGAVTNNQNFNSVSLHSPMAKTSSPLVGNQSNLLGAPQGTHIKPPSIDQSEKMGFHSPSSTRENLLQSHQQHQFQLQPHQFQQQQQYVQHQHHQKQHGQQQQHLLNNDAYGHSQVMSDIGSHVKREPGMEQQNEVMHSQASEPFQMSAPQNQFQMTPSEDHSMGAQQLSVSSGSQSEAALQGQWHCQPQERTHMTGSMSHDQHIREDFCQRIAGQGEAQCNNLSSDGSVIGQPASSRSMTEPPNSRGSSCRSSNGNRDRQFRYQQRWLLFLFHARRCAAPEGKCQEVNCITVQRLWKHMENCNSPQCPYPRCYHSRILINHHRQCRDPCPVCVPVNKYVLQQKERARRNSDSQLLSSVGGSCKSYDTGDTSGGVFSKTSPVVESSQDIQPSLKRMKSLDHKSNAVLTSAITEPQVSQDVQHQDYQPCKTEGPGSSGQGSPHSSDTKDNVDEIGNQRPDGEPIICEEPTALVKQENIKAGKESDLSKQENVTQPAENAAGTKSGKPKIKGVSLTELFTPEQVREHITGLRQWVGQSKAKAEKNQAMEHSMSENSCQLCAVEKLTFEPPPIYCTPCGARIKRNAMYYTMGAGDTRHSFCIPCYNEARGDTIIVDGTNVPKTRLEKKKNDEETEEWWVQCDKCEAWQHQICALFNGRRNDGGQAEYTCPNCYISEVERGERKPLPQSAVLGAKDLPRTILSDHIEQRLFKRLKTERQERARIQGKSYDEVPGAEALVIRVVSSVDKKLEVKQRFLEIFQEENYPTEFPYKSKVILLFQKIEGVEVCLFGMYVQEFGSECQFPNQRRVYLSYLDSVKYFRPEIKAVTGEALRTFVYHEILIGYLEYCKLRGFTSCYIWACPPLKGEDYILYCHPEIQKTPKSDKLREWYLSMLRKASRESIVVDLTNLYDHFFASTGECRAKVTAARLPYFDGDYWPGAAEDLIYQIRQEEDGKKQNKKGITKKTITKRALKASGQTDLSGNASKDLLLMHKLGETICPMKEDFIMVHLQHACTHCCILMVSGNRHVCRQCKNFQLCDKCFEAEKKREERERHPVNCGGVHPLEEVPISDIPVETKDKDEILESEFFDTRQAFLSLCQGNHYQYDTLRRAKHSSMMVLYHLHNPTAPAFVTTCNICHLDIETGQGWRCEVCPDYDVCNACYQKDGGIDHPHKLTNHPSTADRDAQNKEARQIRVLQLRKMLDLLVHASQCRSPHCQYPNCRKVKGLFRHGIQCRVRASGGCVLCKKMWYLLQLHARACKESECHVPRCRDLKEHLRRLQQQSDSRRRAAVMEMMRQRAAEVAGNAG from the exons CTTTGCAATTTTAATGAACCACCAGACTCAACCAgttgatgaaataacaaaattgaagtttaaagatttttcaaaacGCTTAGAGGAGGGTCTATTTAAAGCTGCTCATACaaag GAGGAGTATATGAATATGGAGACATTAGAGCCTCGTTTAAGAAGTATCATAAAGGCGAAATCTGCCAATAACAATATTCAACGGCATCAGCAGCTTGTAAATTCTTCCTCTTCCATTGGTACAATGATACCAACACCTGGGATGTCACACAATGTGAATTCATCAATGATGGTTACATCCTCTGTAGAAAGCTCAGTGATTGCTGCTAGTGGGTGTAATACCATAGCACCCACAACTGTCAACACCGGAAACCTGTTGTTAACTGGTGGTTTACAGAGTGGTTCCTTCAATAGATCCgatg GAACTCTGTCTAATGGATATCAACAATCACCTGCCAAATTTTCCATTGGTTCTGGTGGAAACATGTCATCAATGGGCACCCAGAGGATTCCAAGTCAAATGATTCCTACTCCTGGAttcaatagtaataataacaacaGTAGTAGTAGTGGCAGTAATCCATCATATATGAATTTAGAATCTTCTGATAATGGTGTTGGGTTTTCAACTGTTGAATCTGCAATGGTATCACAGCCACAGCTGCAAAAGCAGCATGTTGGTGGTCAAAACAGCCACATATTGCACGGCCTTGGCAGCCACATAGGTAGTGGTATAAGGTCTGGCTTGCCGCATAAATCTTATGGGTTCTCTAACGGGGCTTCAAATGGTGGGTTAGGGATGATTGGGAACAATTTGCCACTTGTGAATGAACCTCCCACTTCTGAGGGCTATTTAATGACCACCCCTTATGCTAATTCACCCAAATCTTTACAACAGCAATTCGATCAGCAGCGACCGCTAATGCAGG GTGACGGATATGGGATGAGCAATGTTGATAACTTTGGGACTGGGAACTTCTATGGTGTAACATCAATTGGAGCAGTTACAAATAAtcagaattttaattcagtGAGCTTGCATTCACCTATGGCCAAAACTAGCTCTCCTTTGGTCGGTAATCAATCAAATTTACTTGGTGCACCACAAGGTACACACATAAAGCCACCATCGATTGATCAATCAGAGAAAATGGGTTTCCATTCTCCCTCGTCCACCAGAGAAAATCTACTACAGTCCCATCAGCAGCACCAATTTCAGCTACAACCACATCAATTTCAACAGCAGCAACAATATGTTCAACATCAGCACCACCAGAAGCAGCATGGTCAGCAGCAGCAGCATTTGTTAAACAATGATGCATATGGTCATTCTCAGGTGATGTCTGATATAGGCAGTCATGTGAAGCGTGAACCTGGAATGGAACAGCAGAATGAAGTGATGCATTCACAAGCTTCTGAGCCATTCCAGATGTCTGCGCCACAAAACCAATTTCAGATGACTCCTTCTGAAGACCATTCTATGGGTGCTCAACAACTATCTGTTTCTTCTG GATCGCAATCAGAGGCAGCTCTTCAGGGTCAATGGCATTGTCAACCACAGGAAAGGACTCACATGACTGGGAGCATGTCACATGATCAGCATATACGGGAGGATTTTTGCCAGAGGATAGCTGGGCAAGGTGAAGCTCAGtgtaataatttatcttcagaCGGATCTGTTATCGGTCAGCCTGCCAGTTCTAGAAGCATGACAGAGCCCCCGAATTCTAGAGGTAGTAGCTGCAGATCTAGCAATGGAAACCGTGATCGACAGTTTAGATATCAACAGAGATGGCTTTTGTTCTTGTTCCATGCTCGTCGATGTGCTGCTCCTGAAGGGAAGTGTCAGGAAGTTAATTGCATTACTGTTCAAAGATTGTGGAAGCATATGGAGAATTGCAATTCACCTCAATGTCCATACCCTCGTTGCTATCATTCCAGAATTTTGATAAATCATCACAGGCAGTGCAGAGACCCTTGTCCTGTTTGTGTTCCTGTGAATAAGTATGTGCTTCAACAAAAGGAACGTGCTCGTCGTAACTCTGACTCTCAGTTGCTGAGTTCAGTTGGTGGATCTTGTAAATCCTATGATACTGGTGACACTTCAGGTGGAGTGTTTTCTAAAACTTCACCTGTTGTTGAAAGTTCACAAGATATACAGCCTTCTCTAAAACGCATGAAATCCCTTGATCATAAGAGCAATGCTGTATTGACTTCTGCAATTACTGAACCCCAAGTTTCCCAAGATGTTCAACATCAAGATTACCAACCTTGCAAGACTGAAGGTCCTGGAAGTTCTGGACAAGGAAGTCCTCATAGCAGTGATACAAAGGATAATGTGGATGAAATTGGCAACCAAAGGCCTGATGGTGAGCCTATCATATGTGAGGAGCCTACTGCTTTAGTTAAGCAAGAAAATATTAAGGCTGGGAAAGAGAGTGATCTATCTAAGCAAGAAAATGTGACACAGCCTGCTGAAAATGCCGCTGGAACCAAGTCTGGAAAGCCAAAAATAAAGGGGGTATCACTAACCGAATTGTTCACTCCAGAACAAGTTAGAGAGCACATAACAGGCCTCAGGCAGTGGGTTGGTCAG AGTAAAGCAAAGGCTGAAAAGAATCAAGCAATGGAGCATTCAATGAGTGAGAACTCTTGTCAGCTGTGTGCAGTTGAGAAACTCACTTTTGAACCACCACCTATATATTGCACACCATGTGGTGCTCGCATTAAGCGAAATGCAATGTATTATACCATGGGAGCTGGTGATACACGGCACTCTTTCTGTATTCCATGCTATAATGAGGCTCGTGGAGACACCATCATTGTTGATGGAACTAATGTTCCAAAGACTAGgctggagaagaagaaaaatgacgAGGAGACTGAAGAATGG TGGGTTCAATGTGACAAGTGTGAAGCTTGGCAACATCAAATTTGTGCTTTATTTAATGGTCGAAGGAATGATGGTGGGCAAGCTGAATACACTTGTCCTAATTGCTACATATCAGAGGTTGAAAGAGGAGAACGCAAGCCTTTACCACAAAGTGCTGTTCTTGGGGCCAAAGATCTGCCAAGAACAATCCTTAGTGACCACATAGAGCAGCGATTGTTTAAAAGACTGAAGACAGAGAGACAAGAAAGGGCAAGGATTCAAGGAAAATCATATGATGAG GTTCCTGGGGCTGAAGCACTTGTAATTCGAGTTGTTTCATCTGTTGACAAAAAGTTGGAAGTGAAGCAGCGGTTTCTTGAAATATTTCAGGAAGAAAATTACCCAACAGAATTCCCATATAAGTCCAAG GTAATTCTGCTGTTTCAGAAGATCGAAGGAGTAGAAGTATGCCTTTTTGGCATGTATGTTCAAGAATTCGGATCAGAGTGTCAATTTCCAAATCAGCGTCGTGTGTATCTATCATATCTGGACTCTGTGAAGTATTTCAGGCCTGAGATTAAGGCAGTTACTGGAGAAGCTCTCCGTACATTTGTCTACCATGAAATCCTG ATTGGCTACCTTGAATATTGCAAGTTGCGTGGTTTTACTAGCTGTTATATATGGGCCTGCCCTCCCTTAAAGGGTgaagattatatattatattgtcaTCCAGAAATTCAGAAAACTCCAAAATCTGATAAGCTTCGAGAATG GTATTTGTCGATGTTAAGGAAAGCATCCCGTGAAAGCATTGTGGTTGATCTCACTAATTTATATGATCATTTCTTTGCATCCACTGGCGAATGTCGAGCTAAGGTAACTGCAGCTAGACTGCCATATTTTGACGGTGACTACTGGCCTGGTGCTGCAGAAGATCTAATCTATCAGATTCGTCAAGAAGAAGATGGCAAAAAACAGAATAAGAAAGGAATAACCAAAAAAACTATCACAAAAAGGGCTCTTAAAGCGTCTGGTCAAACTGATCTCTCCGGTAACGCGTCGAAGGATCTGCTGCTAATGCATAAA cTTGGTGAGACCATTTGCCCGATGAAGGAAGATTTTATCATGGTTCATTTACAGCATGCATGCACTCATTGTTGTATTCTAATGGTATCTGGGAATCGTCATGTATGCAGACAGTGTAAAAATTTTCAGCTTTGTGATAA ATGCTTTGAAGCTGAAAAGAAACgtgaagaaagagagagacatCCTGTCAATTGCGGGGGAGTACACCCACTTGAGGAA GTTCCCATTTCTGATATACCTGTTGAAACAAAAGATAAAGATGAGATTCTCGAGAGTGAATTCTTTGATACCAGACAGGCATTTTTGAGTCTTTGCCAAGGAAATCACTATCAGTATGATACCTTGAGGCGGGCAAAACACTCATCAATGAtggttctttatcatcttcataATCCAACTGCACCTGCATTTGTAACAACATGCAATATATGCCATCTTGATATAGAAACTGGTCAAGGTTGGCGCTGTGAAGTTTGCCCAGATTATGATGTATGCAATGCTTGCTATCAGAAAGATGGGGGTATTGATCATCCTCATAAATTGACAAATCATCCATCAACTGCTGATCGTGATGCACAAAATAAAGAAGCTAGACAAATACGGGTCTTGCAG CTTAGAAAAATGCTTGATCTACTGGTGCATGCATCACAATGTCGTTCTCCGCATTGCCAATAC
- the LOC123208444 gene encoding histone acetyltransferase HAC1-like isoform X3: MNVQAHISAGQVPNQGGLPQQNGNTLPPNQMQNLVGVGGSVGVAGVSQQHNMPNVDADLLRARILMREKIFAILMNHQTQPVDEITKLKFKDFSKRLEEGLFKAAHTKEEYMNMETLEPRLRSIIKAKSANNNIQRHQQLVNSSSSIGTMIPTPGMSHNVNSSMMVTSSVESSVIAASGCNTIAPTTVNTGNLLLTGGLQSGSFNRSDGTLSNGYQQSPAKFSIGSGGNMSSMGTQRIPSQMIPTPGFNSNNNNSSSSGSNPSYMNLESSDNGVGFSTVESAMVSQPQLQKQHVGGQNSHILHGLGSHIGSGIRSGLPHKSYGFSNGASNGGLGMIGNNLPLVNEPPTSEGYLMTTPYANSPKSLQQQFDQQRPLMQGDGYGMSNVDNFGTGNFYGVTSIGAVTNNQNFNSVSLHSPMAKTSSPLVGNQSNLLGAPQGTHIKPPSIDQSEKMGFHSPSSTRENLLQSHQQHQFQLQPHQFQQQQQYVQHQHHQKQHGQQQQHLLNNDAYGHSQVMSDIGSHVKREPGMEQQNEVMHSQASEPFQMSAPQNQFQMTPSEDHSMGSQSEAALQGQWHCQPQERTHMTGSMSHDQHIREDFCQRIAGQGEAQCNNLSSDGSVIGQPASSRSMTEPPNSRGSSCRSSNGNRDRQFRYQQRWLLFLFHARRCAAPEGKCQEVNCITVQRLWKHMENCNSPQCPYPRCYHSRILINHHRQCRDPCPVCVPVNKYVLQQKERARRNSDSQLLSSVGGSCKSYDTGDTSGGVFSKTSPVVESSQDIQPSLKRMKSLDHKSNAVLTSAITEPQVSQDVQHQDYQPCKTEGPGSSGQGSPHSSDTKDNVDEIGNQRPDGEPIICEEPTALVKQENIKAGKESDLSKQENVTQPAENAAGTKSGKPKIKGVSLTELFTPEQVREHITGLRQWVGQSKAKAEKNQAMEHSMSENSCQLCAVEKLTFEPPPIYCTPCGARIKRNAMYYTMGAGDTRHSFCIPCYNEARGDTIIVDGTNVPKTRLEKKKNDEETEEWWVQCDKCEAWQHQICALFNGRRNDGGQAEYTCPNCYISEVERGERKPLPQSAVLGAKDLPRTILSDHIEQRLFKRLKTERQERARIQGKSYDEVPGAEALVIRVVSSVDKKLEVKQRFLEIFQEENYPTEFPYKSKVILLFQKIEGVEVCLFGMYVQEFGSECQFPNQRRVYLSYLDSVKYFRPEIKAVTGEALRTFVYHEILIGYLEYCKLRGFTSCYIWACPPLKGEDYILYCHPEIQKTPKSDKLREWYLSMLRKASRESIVVDLTNLYDHFFASTGECRAKVTAARLPYFDGDYWPGAAEDLIYQIRQEEDGKKQNKKGITKKTITKRALKASGQTDLSGNASKDLLLMHKLGETICPMKEDFIMVHLQHACTHCCILMVSGNRHVCRQCKNFQLCDKCFEAEKKREERERHPVNCGGVHPLEEVPISDIPVETKDKDEILESEFFDTRQAFLSLCQGNHYQYDTLRRAKHSSMMVLYHLHNPTAPAFVTTCNICHLDIETGQGWRCEVCPDYDVCNACYQKDGGIDHPHKLTNHPSTADRDAQNKEARQIRVLQLRKMLDLLVHASQCRSPHCQYPNCRKVKGLFRHGIQCRVRASGGCVLCKKMWYLLQLHARACKESECHVPRCRDLKEHLRRLQQQSDSRRRAAVMEMMRQRAAEVAGNAG, from the exons CTTTGCAATTTTAATGAACCACCAGACTCAACCAgttgatgaaataacaaaattgaagtttaaagatttttcaaaacGCTTAGAGGAGGGTCTATTTAAAGCTGCTCATACaaag GAGGAGTATATGAATATGGAGACATTAGAGCCTCGTTTAAGAAGTATCATAAAGGCGAAATCTGCCAATAACAATATTCAACGGCATCAGCAGCTTGTAAATTCTTCCTCTTCCATTGGTACAATGATACCAACACCTGGGATGTCACACAATGTGAATTCATCAATGATGGTTACATCCTCTGTAGAAAGCTCAGTGATTGCTGCTAGTGGGTGTAATACCATAGCACCCACAACTGTCAACACCGGAAACCTGTTGTTAACTGGTGGTTTACAGAGTGGTTCCTTCAATAGATCCgatg GAACTCTGTCTAATGGATATCAACAATCACCTGCCAAATTTTCCATTGGTTCTGGTGGAAACATGTCATCAATGGGCACCCAGAGGATTCCAAGTCAAATGATTCCTACTCCTGGAttcaatagtaataataacaacaGTAGTAGTAGTGGCAGTAATCCATCATATATGAATTTAGAATCTTCTGATAATGGTGTTGGGTTTTCAACTGTTGAATCTGCAATGGTATCACAGCCACAGCTGCAAAAGCAGCATGTTGGTGGTCAAAACAGCCACATATTGCACGGCCTTGGCAGCCACATAGGTAGTGGTATAAGGTCTGGCTTGCCGCATAAATCTTATGGGTTCTCTAACGGGGCTTCAAATGGTGGGTTAGGGATGATTGGGAACAATTTGCCACTTGTGAATGAACCTCCCACTTCTGAGGGCTATTTAATGACCACCCCTTATGCTAATTCACCCAAATCTTTACAACAGCAATTCGATCAGCAGCGACCGCTAATGCAGG GTGACGGATATGGGATGAGCAATGTTGATAACTTTGGGACTGGGAACTTCTATGGTGTAACATCAATTGGAGCAGTTACAAATAAtcagaattttaattcagtGAGCTTGCATTCACCTATGGCCAAAACTAGCTCTCCTTTGGTCGGTAATCAATCAAATTTACTTGGTGCACCACAAGGTACACACATAAAGCCACCATCGATTGATCAATCAGAGAAAATGGGTTTCCATTCTCCCTCGTCCACCAGAGAAAATCTACTACAGTCCCATCAGCAGCACCAATTTCAGCTACAACCACATCAATTTCAACAGCAGCAACAATATGTTCAACATCAGCACCACCAGAAGCAGCATGGTCAGCAGCAGCAGCATTTGTTAAACAATGATGCATATGGTCATTCTCAGGTGATGTCTGATATAGGCAGTCATGTGAAGCGTGAACCTGGAATGGAACAGCAGAATGAAGTGATGCATTCACAAGCTTCTGAGCCATTCCAGATGTCTGCGCCACAAAACCAATTTCAGATGACTCCTTCTGAAGACCATTCTATGG GATCGCAATCAGAGGCAGCTCTTCAGGGTCAATGGCATTGTCAACCACAGGAAAGGACTCACATGACTGGGAGCATGTCACATGATCAGCATATACGGGAGGATTTTTGCCAGAGGATAGCTGGGCAAGGTGAAGCTCAGtgtaataatttatcttcagaCGGATCTGTTATCGGTCAGCCTGCCAGTTCTAGAAGCATGACAGAGCCCCCGAATTCTAGAGGTAGTAGCTGCAGATCTAGCAATGGAAACCGTGATCGACAGTTTAGATATCAACAGAGATGGCTTTTGTTCTTGTTCCATGCTCGTCGATGTGCTGCTCCTGAAGGGAAGTGTCAGGAAGTTAATTGCATTACTGTTCAAAGATTGTGGAAGCATATGGAGAATTGCAATTCACCTCAATGTCCATACCCTCGTTGCTATCATTCCAGAATTTTGATAAATCATCACAGGCAGTGCAGAGACCCTTGTCCTGTTTGTGTTCCTGTGAATAAGTATGTGCTTCAACAAAAGGAACGTGCTCGTCGTAACTCTGACTCTCAGTTGCTGAGTTCAGTTGGTGGATCTTGTAAATCCTATGATACTGGTGACACTTCAGGTGGAGTGTTTTCTAAAACTTCACCTGTTGTTGAAAGTTCACAAGATATACAGCCTTCTCTAAAACGCATGAAATCCCTTGATCATAAGAGCAATGCTGTATTGACTTCTGCAATTACTGAACCCCAAGTTTCCCAAGATGTTCAACATCAAGATTACCAACCTTGCAAGACTGAAGGTCCTGGAAGTTCTGGACAAGGAAGTCCTCATAGCAGTGATACAAAGGATAATGTGGATGAAATTGGCAACCAAAGGCCTGATGGTGAGCCTATCATATGTGAGGAGCCTACTGCTTTAGTTAAGCAAGAAAATATTAAGGCTGGGAAAGAGAGTGATCTATCTAAGCAAGAAAATGTGACACAGCCTGCTGAAAATGCCGCTGGAACCAAGTCTGGAAAGCCAAAAATAAAGGGGGTATCACTAACCGAATTGTTCACTCCAGAACAAGTTAGAGAGCACATAACAGGCCTCAGGCAGTGGGTTGGTCAG AGTAAAGCAAAGGCTGAAAAGAATCAAGCAATGGAGCATTCAATGAGTGAGAACTCTTGTCAGCTGTGTGCAGTTGAGAAACTCACTTTTGAACCACCACCTATATATTGCACACCATGTGGTGCTCGCATTAAGCGAAATGCAATGTATTATACCATGGGAGCTGGTGATACACGGCACTCTTTCTGTATTCCATGCTATAATGAGGCTCGTGGAGACACCATCATTGTTGATGGAACTAATGTTCCAAAGACTAGgctggagaagaagaaaaatgacgAGGAGACTGAAGAATGG TGGGTTCAATGTGACAAGTGTGAAGCTTGGCAACATCAAATTTGTGCTTTATTTAATGGTCGAAGGAATGATGGTGGGCAAGCTGAATACACTTGTCCTAATTGCTACATATCAGAGGTTGAAAGAGGAGAACGCAAGCCTTTACCACAAAGTGCTGTTCTTGGGGCCAAAGATCTGCCAAGAACAATCCTTAGTGACCACATAGAGCAGCGATTGTTTAAAAGACTGAAGACAGAGAGACAAGAAAGGGCAAGGATTCAAGGAAAATCATATGATGAG GTTCCTGGGGCTGAAGCACTTGTAATTCGAGTTGTTTCATCTGTTGACAAAAAGTTGGAAGTGAAGCAGCGGTTTCTTGAAATATTTCAGGAAGAAAATTACCCAACAGAATTCCCATATAAGTCCAAG GTAATTCTGCTGTTTCAGAAGATCGAAGGAGTAGAAGTATGCCTTTTTGGCATGTATGTTCAAGAATTCGGATCAGAGTGTCAATTTCCAAATCAGCGTCGTGTGTATCTATCATATCTGGACTCTGTGAAGTATTTCAGGCCTGAGATTAAGGCAGTTACTGGAGAAGCTCTCCGTACATTTGTCTACCATGAAATCCTG ATTGGCTACCTTGAATATTGCAAGTTGCGTGGTTTTACTAGCTGTTATATATGGGCCTGCCCTCCCTTAAAGGGTgaagattatatattatattgtcaTCCAGAAATTCAGAAAACTCCAAAATCTGATAAGCTTCGAGAATG GTATTTGTCGATGTTAAGGAAAGCATCCCGTGAAAGCATTGTGGTTGATCTCACTAATTTATATGATCATTTCTTTGCATCCACTGGCGAATGTCGAGCTAAGGTAACTGCAGCTAGACTGCCATATTTTGACGGTGACTACTGGCCTGGTGCTGCAGAAGATCTAATCTATCAGATTCGTCAAGAAGAAGATGGCAAAAAACAGAATAAGAAAGGAATAACCAAAAAAACTATCACAAAAAGGGCTCTTAAAGCGTCTGGTCAAACTGATCTCTCCGGTAACGCGTCGAAGGATCTGCTGCTAATGCATAAA cTTGGTGAGACCATTTGCCCGATGAAGGAAGATTTTATCATGGTTCATTTACAGCATGCATGCACTCATTGTTGTATTCTAATGGTATCTGGGAATCGTCATGTATGCAGACAGTGTAAAAATTTTCAGCTTTGTGATAA ATGCTTTGAAGCTGAAAAGAAACgtgaagaaagagagagacatCCTGTCAATTGCGGGGGAGTACACCCACTTGAGGAA GTTCCCATTTCTGATATACCTGTTGAAACAAAAGATAAAGATGAGATTCTCGAGAGTGAATTCTTTGATACCAGACAGGCATTTTTGAGTCTTTGCCAAGGAAATCACTATCAGTATGATACCTTGAGGCGGGCAAAACACTCATCAATGAtggttctttatcatcttcataATCCAACTGCACCTGCATTTGTAACAACATGCAATATATGCCATCTTGATATAGAAACTGGTCAAGGTTGGCGCTGTGAAGTTTGCCCAGATTATGATGTATGCAATGCTTGCTATCAGAAAGATGGGGGTATTGATCATCCTCATAAATTGACAAATCATCCATCAACTGCTGATCGTGATGCACAAAATAAAGAAGCTAGACAAATACGGGTCTTGCAG CTTAGAAAAATGCTTGATCTACTGGTGCATGCATCACAATGTCGTTCTCCGCATTGCCAATAC